A single region of the Candidatus Dormiibacterota bacterium genome encodes:
- a CDS encoding GNAT family N-acetyltransferase → RLRQWEDRDVDRLSLIYTDPGYLEHMPAMDREATASQVARFRERWQTDGFSHWAAEERATGTLVGRIGLLCHHDWPLEAAPVEVGWTLAPEARGRGLATEGGRASLEAAFAHLEVARVISITTPRNARSRRVMEKLGLSLRGAARWHHLEVVWYALDRPGAPPSQPHSQLR, encoded by the coding sequence GCGGCTGCGCCAGTGGGAGGACCGGGACGTCGACCGGCTGTCCCTGATCTACACCGACCCCGGCTACCTCGAGCACATGCCGGCGATGGACCGAGAGGCCACGGCGTCGCAGGTGGCGCGGTTCCGGGAGCGTTGGCAGACGGACGGGTTCAGCCACTGGGCGGCCGAGGAGCGAGCCACCGGCACCCTGGTCGGGCGAATCGGCCTGCTCTGCCACCACGACTGGCCGCTGGAGGCGGCCCCGGTCGAGGTGGGCTGGACGCTGGCGCCGGAGGCGCGCGGCCGGGGCCTGGCCACCGAGGGGGGCCGCGCCAGTCTGGAGGCGGCGTTCGCCCATCTCGAGGTGGCGCGCGTGATCTCGATCACGACCCCGAGGAACGCACGCTCCCGGCGGGTGATGGAGAAGCTGGGCCTCTCCCTGCGGGGCGCCGCCCGGTGGCACCACCTGGAGGTGGTCTGGTACGCCCTCGACCGGCCTGGGGCGCCACCCTCGCAACCGCACTCCCAGCTCCGCTGA
- a CDS encoding CHAP domain-containing protein, with the protein MAQLQALSGPRNQARDDLLFAERQLAVAQAHLNAARNQLTSLNEALLSLSRRIADDEHVLTTARAQLGALVRSTYEVAGSDGFAAAILSSGSFNEVMDRYRGAEHVTNQVKRLKSTVEGREGALLQERRDLESRFAQAQALEDQLSQDSNRMIALVAQRDIAFQAIDGPQRRLAREIADLDQQLVPPATGLLGGSCGNHFAFGQCTYYVATRRCVPWFGNASEWLNHAAAFGFAVGRTPRSGAIAVWRPGQGGASRAGHVGYVEAVGPTDGVPAGSFKVSEMNWGGWNRVNYRIVADDGVMGFVYAKE; encoded by the coding sequence ATGGCTCAGCTCCAGGCGCTGTCCGGGCCGCGCAACCAGGCCCGCGACGATCTCCTCTTCGCGGAGCGTCAGCTGGCGGTCGCGCAGGCCCATCTCAACGCAGCCCGGAACCAGCTCACCTCCCTCAACGAGGCGCTGCTCTCGCTCTCCCGGCGGATCGCCGACGACGAGCACGTCCTCACCACCGCCCGCGCGCAGCTGGGGGCGCTGGTGCGGTCGACCTACGAGGTGGCGGGCTCGGACGGCTTCGCCGCAGCGATCCTCTCCAGCGGCAGCTTCAACGAGGTGATGGACCGGTACCGCGGCGCCGAGCACGTCACCAACCAGGTGAAGCGGCTGAAGAGCACCGTGGAGGGCCGCGAGGGCGCCCTGCTGCAGGAGCGGCGCGACCTCGAGTCCCGATTCGCCCAGGCGCAGGCGCTCGAGGACCAGCTCAGCCAGGACAGCAACCGGATGATCGCCCTGGTGGCCCAGCGCGACATCGCGTTCCAGGCCATCGACGGGCCCCAGCGCCGGCTGGCGCGGGAGATCGCCGACCTCGACCAGCAGCTGGTCCCGCCCGCCACCGGCCTGCTCGGCGGCAGCTGCGGCAACCACTTCGCCTTCGGCCAGTGCACCTACTACGTGGCCACCCGCCGGTGTGTCCCCTGGTTCGGCAACGCGAGCGAGTGGCTCAACCACGCCGCCGCGTTCGGCTTCGCGGTGGGACGCACCCCCCGCAGCGGCGCCATCGCCGTCTGGCGACCCGGGCAGGGCGGCGCCAGCCGCGCCGGTCACGTCGGCTACGTCGAGGCCGTGGGCCCGACCGACGGCGTTCCCGCCGGCTCGTTCAAGGTCTCGGAGATGAACTGGGGCGGCTGGAACCGCGTCAACTACCGCATCGTCGCCGACGACGGGGTCATGGGCTTCGTCTACGCCAAGGAGTGA